One Thermococcus eurythermalis DNA segment encodes these proteins:
- a CDS encoding TldD/PmbA family protein, whose amino-acid sequence MENLIHYAEKLFDEVEIAVYRSREVSASVELNEISMASTRSGAVTIIRGIKDKRLGLAIVDSDEENRVKEAIEQAAKMAKLNTRDEKWVSLPEPGMYREKPKPNYELKEASPDQLVEMLVRGIKLAREKDKNAIVAGGEGGVEWEERHIVNSHGIDVFQEGGAAFFFLELVGRKEGVVTPGIFDFDAKRSLDLDVEGVVERAVQKVGWAYSVKPSRNEEVPVIFGPWAIAGLFSYALFPAFSGERLVKETTPLAGKVGEKVASEIITLYDDPFHELSLNPVIADGEGVPTRKNVLVENGTFKGFVWDNYWAKVYGTESTGNGKRDLNSGGISIGFHSMVIENGKRSLEDIIAEIERGYLVDGVQGAHSSNPDNGNFAVTANPAFLIEDGEVVGSSVFLIAGNVYELLGQASEVTKEQTVMPSSTTIITPFIKFENVKIAGK is encoded by the coding sequence ATGGAGAACCTCATACACTACGCTGAGAAGCTCTTCGATGAGGTTGAGATTGCAGTTTACCGCTCGAGGGAGGTCAGCGCGAGCGTCGAGCTCAACGAGATTTCGATGGCCTCGACGAGGAGCGGTGCCGTAACGATAATCCGCGGTATAAAGGACAAGCGCCTCGGTTTAGCTATAGTGGACAGCGACGAGGAGAATCGCGTTAAGGAAGCGATTGAGCAGGCGGCGAAGATGGCAAAGCTGAACACCAGGGACGAGAAGTGGGTCTCCCTGCCCGAGCCCGGCATGTACCGCGAAAAGCCGAAGCCGAACTACGAGCTCAAGGAGGCTTCTCCAGACCAGCTCGTTGAGATGCTCGTCCGCGGCATAAAGCTCGCCCGCGAGAAGGACAAGAACGCCATCGTCGCCGGTGGAGAGGGTGGCGTGGAGTGGGAGGAGAGGCATATAGTCAACTCCCACGGGATAGACGTCTTTCAGGAAGGCGGTGCGGCGTTCTTCTTCCTTGAGCTTGTCGGCAGGAAAGAGGGCGTCGTGACGCCGGGAATCTTCGACTTCGACGCTAAGCGCAGCCTCGACCTCGACGTGGAGGGCGTCGTGGAGAGGGCCGTGCAGAAGGTCGGCTGGGCCTACAGCGTTAAGCCGAGCAGGAACGAGGAAGTGCCGGTAATCTTCGGCCCGTGGGCGATAGCGGGCCTCTTCAGCTACGCGCTCTTCCCGGCCTTCAGCGGTGAGCGCTTAGTCAAAGAGACGACTCCACTCGCCGGAAAGGTCGGCGAGAAGGTGGCGAGCGAGATAATAACGCTCTACGACGACCCGTTCCACGAGCTCTCGCTTAATCCGGTCATAGCCGACGGCGAGGGCGTTCCGACGAGGAAGAACGTCCTTGTCGAGAACGGTACCTTCAAGGGCTTCGTCTGGGACAACTACTGGGCAAAGGTTTACGGCACGGAGAGCACCGGAAACGGCAAGCGCGACCTGAACAGCGGCGGAATCAGCATTGGCTTCCACAGCATGGTCATCGAGAACGGAAAGCGCTCGCTGGAGGACATCATAGCGGAAATCGAGCGCGGCTACCTCGTGGACGGTGTGCAGGGTGCGCACTCAAGCAACCCGGACAACGGAAACTTCGCAGTCACGGCGAACCCGGCATTCCTCATCGAGGACGGGGAAGTAGTTGGTTCAAGTGTCTTCCTTATAGCCGGCAACGTCTACGAGCTCCTCGGGCAGGCCAGTGAAGTTACGAAGGAGCAGACTGTAATGCCCTCCAGCACCACAATCATAACGCCGTTCATCAAGTTCGAAAACGTGAAAATCGCTGGAAAGTAA
- a CDS encoding DUF2283 domain-containing protein has protein sequence MKVRYDPQGDILYIEVSPSKVAETVEIDEDILVDYDESGNIVGIEIWRAREVLLGEIMRRLKELGVESGKIEAEG, from the coding sequence ATGAAGGTTCGCTACGACCCGCAGGGGGACATCCTTTACATCGAGGTCTCCCCCTCAAAGGTAGCCGAGACCGTTGAAATTGACGAAGATATCCTCGTGGATTACGATGAAAGCGGCAACATCGTGGGAATCGAGATATGGCGTGCCCGTGAAGTTCTCCTCGGAGAAATTATGAGGCGTTTGAAGGAATTGGGAGTTGAATCTGGCAAAATTGAAGCGGAGGGTTAA
- a CDS encoding DUF4258 domain-containing protein, with the protein MAEVHFTGHAVESMKKRNIKPEEVIETLEDPDIKAIDTLTGHFVAVKGNGKALVVVYDARLGGIEVVTVYKASRKAQIENRLRKGRWVRV; encoded by the coding sequence TTGGCTGAGGTTCACTTCACAGGGCACGCCGTTGAGTCAATGAAAAAGAGGAACATCAAGCCAGAGGAAGTCATTGAAACCCTTGAAGACCCGGACATCAAGGCAATAGACACGCTCACGGGACACTTCGTTGCAGTGAAGGGCAACGGTAAAGCCCTGGTAGTTGTTTATGACGCCCGGCTTGGAGGCATAGAAGTGGTGACCGTTTACAAGGCATCGAGAAAGGCTCAAATAGAAAACCGCCTAAGAAAGGGCAGGTGGGTGAGAGTATGA
- a CDS encoding TldD/PmbA family protein: MEALERALKWAEENLKAEYIELRYEDLRKTTLGLKDGVFTSFTGKLHRGVAIRVLADGAWGFASTSELENLEKKIEEAYKLAKAAAQTKKEKIQLAEIKPVEDFVKSRMKLKPREVDIEEKVSHLRELERLLREDNAVKSVQIRYEDGSGKKAVLTNEGTRIEWDYNYLYQGAYVTGKADGKLAMARDSIGAVDYGWELMTEIEPNEKVKERLLRKMHSQLKGVAPKRGEWPIVAGPIVVGIIAHEALGHLAEADLTINSPFKDLIGKQIAPEYVTMSERYVKGGFGNDKYDDEGVPVKDIHIIENGILKEIMLNREYAAKWGMDPNGHARAESYRYPPIIRMRNTVFEPGDHSFEELIEDIKFGYYVVDFRGGQAQLNSAFQVGIQEGYVIRNGEIAEPIRDTSITGVAIEALKKISAVGKDFGLEVGFCGKGQTAFVSSGGPHMRFDGGILIG, encoded by the coding sequence ATGGAGGCACTTGAAAGGGCCCTTAAGTGGGCTGAGGAAAACCTGAAGGCCGAGTACATCGAGCTACGCTACGAGGATTTGAGAAAGACCACGCTCGGCCTCAAGGACGGCGTCTTCACGAGCTTCACGGGGAAGCTCCACAGGGGCGTTGCCATAAGGGTTTTAGCGGACGGCGCCTGGGGCTTCGCCTCGACAAGCGAGCTTGAGAACCTCGAGAAAAAGATTGAAGAGGCCTACAAGCTCGCTAAGGCGGCCGCACAGACGAAGAAGGAGAAAATCCAGCTGGCCGAGATAAAGCCGGTCGAGGACTTCGTGAAGAGCAGGATGAAGCTCAAGCCAAGGGAAGTGGACATCGAGGAGAAAGTTTCCCACCTCAGGGAGCTTGAGAGGCTCCTCAGGGAGGATAACGCTGTAAAGAGTGTCCAGATTCGCTACGAGGACGGCAGCGGGAAAAAGGCCGTCCTCACAAATGAGGGCACGAGGATAGAGTGGGACTACAACTACCTCTACCAGGGGGCATACGTAACCGGAAAGGCCGACGGGAAGCTCGCGATGGCGAGGGACAGCATTGGAGCCGTTGATTACGGCTGGGAGCTGATGACCGAGATAGAGCCGAACGAGAAGGTGAAGGAGAGGCTTCTCAGGAAGATGCACAGCCAGCTGAAAGGAGTGGCTCCGAAGCGCGGTGAGTGGCCCATCGTTGCCGGCCCGATAGTCGTCGGAATCATCGCCCACGAGGCCTTGGGCCACCTCGCGGAGGCAGACCTTACCATAAACTCGCCCTTCAAAGACCTCATCGGCAAGCAGATAGCTCCGGAGTACGTCACGATGAGCGAGCGCTATGTCAAGGGCGGCTTTGGAAACGACAAGTACGACGACGAGGGCGTTCCGGTTAAGGACATCCACATCATCGAGAACGGAATCCTGAAGGAGATAATGCTCAACCGCGAGTACGCGGCGAAGTGGGGAATGGATCCGAACGGCCATGCCAGAGCTGAAAGCTACCGCTACCCGCCGATAATCAGGATGCGCAACACGGTCTTCGAGCCAGGCGACCACTCCTTCGAAGAGCTCATCGAGGACATCAAGTTCGGCTACTACGTCGTTGACTTCCGCGGTGGCCAGGCCCAGCTCAACAGCGCCTTCCAGGTCGGCATCCAGGAGGGCTACGTCATCAGGAACGGCGAGATAGCCGAGCCGATAAGGGACACCTCGATTACCGGCGTTGCCATAGAGGCTCTGAAGAAGATAAGCGCCGTTGGAAAGGACTTCGGCCTCGAGGTCGGCTTCTGTGGCAAGGGACAGACCGCCTTTGTCAGCTCAGGTGGCCCGCACATGAGGTTTGACGGGGGAATACTGATTGGCTGA
- a CDS encoding CGP-CTERM sorting domain-containing protein — MLLRIFSGGSGGKTPPASRAGPGVPRCCCVEGNRAEWHWNLYTASKHPIHAKAKVEKKGLCGPALMALLALLPAALSRRR; from the coding sequence GTGCTCCTGCGTATATTTTCAGGTGGTTCCGGTGGGAAAACACCTCCCGCTTCTCGTGCCGGGCCTGGTGTTCCTCGCTGTTGCTGCGTCGAGGGGAACAGGGCCGAGTGGCACTGGAACCTCTACACGGCCTCCAAACATCCAATCCACGCCAAGGCGAAGGTGGAAAAGAAGGGCCTCTGCGGACCGGCCCTGATGGCCCTGCTCGCGCTTCTCCCGGCGGCCCTCTCAAGGCGCCGGTGA
- a CDS encoding cupin domain-containing protein, protein MKAEIKNLIDRGTYRKLPLFEGELPEGSYAQIVEVKPGQTVKKHYHLHQYELFYIISGEAKLGIGETEYHAKPGDIFLVKPKTVHWVVNERDEPFRLFVVKLNYYGDDSVWLEE, encoded by the coding sequence ATGAAGGCCGAAATCAAGAACCTCATAGACAGGGGCACCTACAGGAAGCTTCCGCTCTTCGAGGGCGAACTGCCCGAGGGGAGCTACGCCCAGATAGTCGAGGTGAAGCCGGGGCAGACGGTTAAGAAGCACTATCATCTCCACCAGTACGAGCTGTTCTACATAATAAGCGGCGAGGCGAAGCTTGGTATCGGCGAGACCGAGTACCATGCAAAGCCCGGTGATATATTCCTCGTCAAGCCTAAGACTGTCCACTGGGTCGTCAACGAGCGCGACGAGCCCTTCAGGCTCTTCGTCGTGAAGCTGAACTACTATGGCGACGACTCCGTCTGGCTGGAGGAGTGA
- a CDS encoding cysteate racemase — MAEKIIGILGGMGPLATVELFRRIVEKTPAKRDQDHPRIIIYNNPKIPDRTAFILGNGEDPRPKLIEGARKLESWGADFIIMPCNTAHFFAETIQKAISIPLVNMIEETAKKIEEMGLRKVGLLATDGTIKGLIYHRALLSRGVQIAVPNKNDQKRVMEAIYEGVKAGNLELGRKLLLEVARKLERRVDGIIAGCTEVSVALKPDDLSVSLIDPLDVIAEKAVRLALGLEEL, encoded by the coding sequence ATGGCCGAGAAAATCATCGGCATCCTCGGCGGAATGGGCCCCCTCGCGACGGTCGAGCTCTTCAGGAGGATAGTCGAGAAGACGCCAGCAAAGAGGGACCAGGACCACCCGAGGATAATAATTTACAACAACCCCAAAATCCCGGATAGGACGGCGTTTATCCTTGGAAACGGCGAAGACCCGAGGCCCAAGCTGATAGAGGGCGCGAGGAAGCTTGAGAGCTGGGGGGCAGACTTCATCATAATGCCCTGCAACACGGCCCACTTCTTTGCAGAGACAATACAGAAGGCCATAAGCATACCCCTCGTCAACATGATAGAGGAGACCGCGAAGAAAATCGAGGAGATGGGGCTCAGGAAGGTTGGCCTCCTGGCAACTGACGGGACGATAAAGGGCCTCATCTACCACCGTGCGCTCCTCAGCAGAGGAGTCCAGATAGCGGTGCCCAACAAAAATGACCAAAAACGCGTCATGGAGGCCATCTATGAGGGCGTTAAGGCAGGAAACCTTGAGCTGGGGAGGAAGCTCCTTTTGGAAGTCGCCAGAAAGCTTGAACGCAGGGTTGATGGAATCATAGCTGGCTGTACTGAGGTAAGCGTTGCGCTTAAGCCTGACGACCTGAGTGTTTCCCTAATAGACCCCCTCGACGTGATAGCCGAGAAGGCTGTCAGACTCGCACTCGGCCTTGAGGAGCTCTGA
- a CDS encoding redox-regulated ATPase YchF — protein MEIGVVGKPNVGKSTFFSAATLVDVDIANYPFTTIDANVGVTYAIAEHPCKELGCQPNPQNYEYRDGKALIPIKMIDVAGLVPGAHEGRGLGNKFLDDLRMASALIHVIDATGRTDAEGQPTDYHDPVEDIEFLEREIDYWIYGILKKGWEKFAKRIKLQHMKLEQAIADHLSGIGVTEEDVWEAVHKVGLPSDPTKWSDEDLLAFVRELRKTNKPIIIAANKADAATDEGIKRLVEEGKKRGYIVIPTSAAAELTLRKAAKAGFIDYVPGSSDFKILKPMSPKQEKALMLIKEKVLDRFGSTGVQEVINRAVFELLNLIPVYPVQDENKLTDQFGNVLPHVYLLPKGSTPRDLAYKVHTDLGKTFLYAVNARTKRRVGEDYELQFNDIIKIVATAK, from the coding sequence ATGGAGATAGGTGTCGTCGGAAAGCCAAACGTTGGAAAGTCGACATTCTTTTCAGCGGCCACCCTCGTTGACGTTGATATAGCCAACTACCCGTTCACGACGATAGACGCGAACGTCGGTGTCACCTACGCAATAGCGGAGCACCCCTGCAAGGAGCTCGGCTGTCAGCCAAACCCCCAGAACTACGAGTACAGAGACGGAAAGGCCCTGATTCCAATAAAGATGATAGACGTTGCCGGTCTCGTCCCTGGAGCTCACGAGGGGCGTGGACTGGGCAACAAGTTCCTCGACGACCTGAGGATGGCTTCCGCTCTAATCCACGTCATCGACGCGACCGGCAGGACAGACGCCGAGGGTCAGCCGACAGACTACCATGACCCAGTTGAGGACATCGAGTTCCTTGAGAGGGAGATAGACTACTGGATTTACGGGATACTCAAGAAGGGCTGGGAGAAGTTCGCGAAGAGGATAAAGCTCCAGCACATGAAGCTTGAGCAAGCGATAGCAGACCACCTCTCGGGCATTGGGGTTACCGAAGAAGATGTCTGGGAAGCGGTTCACAAGGTTGGCCTCCCAAGCGACCCGACGAAGTGGAGCGATGAGGATTTACTCGCCTTCGTCCGCGAGCTCAGGAAGACCAACAAGCCGATTATCATAGCGGCCAACAAGGCCGACGCCGCAACCGACGAGGGGATAAAGAGGCTCGTTGAGGAGGGCAAGAAGAGGGGCTATATCGTCATTCCAACTAGCGCCGCCGCTGAGCTCACCCTTAGAAAGGCTGCCAAGGCGGGCTTTATTGACTACGTGCCGGGCTCAAGCGACTTCAAAATCCTCAAACCGATGAGTCCCAAGCAGGAGAAGGCCCTCATGCTCATAAAGGAGAAAGTACTCGACCGCTTTGGCTCGACCGGAGTCCAGGAGGTCATAAACAGGGCGGTCTTTGAACTGCTCAACCTCATACCGGTCTACCCGGTTCAGGACGAGAACAAACTCACGGACCAGTTCGGCAACGTCCTGCCGCACGTCTACCTTCTCCCAAAGGGCTCGACGCCCAGAGACTTGGCCTACAAGGTTCACACCGACCTCGGAAAGACGTTCCTCTACGCAGTGAACGCCAGGACAAAGAGGCGCGTCGGAGAAGACTACGAGTTGCAGTTCAACGACATAATCAAAATCGTCGCAACGGCAAAGTGA